AAGCTTGGGCAGGGGGCGGACTGGCAGAAACAGCAGTTTAGCTgaaggcttttttcccccccgcTAGAAGAGCGGCTGCAGGGGGATGACAGCCGGGTGCGGGGCCAGCAGGGCCGGGAAGACGGAGTGCGGCAGCGGGGGCAAGGCCAGCGGCGCGGGCGGCAGCACCgagggcggcagcagcggcagcggcggcggcgccacCAGGGCGTGTGCCGCCGGGCAGAGCCGCGGCGCCACGGCCAGCTGAGGTAAAGGCGCCCGGGACAGAGCCGGCACCTGCGAGAGGAACTGCGTGTGCGGCTGCAGGAGCTTGAGCGCGCCGGCGTGCTGCTGCAGCACGGTGTGGTGGATGGTGGTCACCGAGGCGGagcgcagcggcggcggcggcggcggcagcgccgagcccgggggcggcggggccagCGCGAACTTCACTTTGCCGGACAGCACGTTCTGCGGCACCACCTGCTGATAGGCCTCCGACGGGAGCTCCTTGAACTTCTCGGGGCTGTCAGGAGGGAACAGCAGTGTCTGATCGGGCAGGGGGAAAGGGGCTATTAACTGCTCGGTGGTCAGGAAGGTGTGGGTGTTTACATGTGCTTCTTTGAACGGCAAGGGCGGGGGGCTGCTGAATATGCCGGGGTTACACTGCACCCATTCACCGGCCACCTCGCCCATCTTCTCGTGCGGTAGAGACTCGGCCAACTCATAATGGCACAGATAGGATTTAGGAGGAGTTTGTTCCAAGTGTCTCTTGGGGACGGGAACTTTGTAACGAGCTTGATTTTCACGACtgttcacattttcctttttctttccctcttggGGAACACCCTGtttgacagcagctgctggagcactgtgctggggggcaggagaagcagcagaagttgTGATGGTGCCATCAGGAAGCGTGGCCGGTGCGCTCTCCATCTCTGCGCACGCCGTCGCTTTATCATCTTCCACCACCTGTGGGCCAGCACTTTCTGGAGGTGACTTGCTTTCCTCCAGCTCCATTGTTTCATCCCCGTCTTTTGCATCGTCATCTCTGGGAGCTGCATTACTTTCCTCTAGATTGTCTTGAGTCTGTAAGTCCCCCAAAATATTTAACGTAGAATTGGCAGAATTTTCTTTGGAAGATTCAGGGGTCTCACTTTTTGCATTCCTGTCAAGGAAAACATGATGGATCCTAGTCTTCCTTTTCCTGCGTTTCCCTTTTGCCTTGTGACAGGCACCTAAACCATGTCCTTGCCTTAGGTATTCCTCTGCTGATAGTGCCTGTCCACATGAGCTTTCATCCGAGGAAGAGGAATAGGTGTGCTGCCTCCGCTTGCGGTGGGGTTTCTCGGGTTCTTCTGTCAGAACACTGTATCCTCTCTTTGTGGGCTGGTTTTGGCTCGGCCCCTTCTCCTCACTGCATTGTCCTGAACATTTATGCTCTGGGCTACAGCTTGGCCTCCTGACTTTCCAGCTACAGCACGTTTTAGAGTGCCTTAGGCTGTGCCTCCTGGAACTCAGCTGCTTCCCCTGCCTCCGGGAGCTCGCTTTGCTCTTTCTGTGCGCTCCCTTACAGCCATGGTGATGGCCACTGCTTTTTGCACTCCAAAAGTCACACCAGCCTCTGTCCCAGTGTATGTGATCTGATGCAGACACGACTCTCTTAGGACCATTTTCAATGCCGAATTTTGGCTGTGACTGCTGCACCTCACCTGCCGTTAACCAGATATTTCCTGCATCATGCCTGCACCTCTCTGCATTATTTTGGAGGTgctgatatttattttcatctctgtaAGTAACTTCTTTTTCAGTTACCGGAGACATCTCCATTTCTGCTACTGTTGTGTCTCCACAGTGATGATAATGACAATGacataattttcttctccttttccgttttctgcttttgtgaaGCCATTTTTCATGGCCTTCTTTGATCCAGACTTTGTTGTATTTCTCATCTATCACAGTGTTTTGTCGTAAGGGGTTATGAGATATGTGATACTTCTCTATTTTTCTAATCCTGAATGACTCATCCAAGGacactttgttttgattttttgcaAGGTCACAATTTCTGAAGAGGGAAACATCACTTAACAGGGGTATTGTATAGTTGCACACATTTTTATTCACTTCTACTTCATAATCGCCACACTCTGAAGTAGGTCTTTTTGTAAAATCTGAGACTAAGATATGATCAGATTCAGTTTTATGGTGCAAATGAGGTATGTTTGGTTGATGCTTGGGCTTTTCTTGGCTTTCACTTGCTTTTGACGacttaaaatcaaaatataaagGATTACAACTATAAGAAATTGATGGGTCTGTACTTGTGTAAATTAACATTTCTGATGGCCACTGAAGAACATTTGATCCATATTTGCTAAGAACAGGAACAAAGGGCTGACAGGGTCTCTTGTATACGTCTGGTTTGCTCTTTGGGCCTCCGCTACCTTCTTCAGACGGTGCTGGAACTGCTGCATCAGCCCCcagatttatttcagtttcagttGCAGGTGGATCCCTGTTCCCATCATtacagttttcctctgcagcatcctgcagagaggaacaatcctccaccagctcctgcacaggagcTCTGTTTGCCCGCAGCTCGTGCCCGCTGCCATCCAGGGGCAGGACCTGGGCACTGtctgcagccagggccagccTTTGGTCCCCGAATTCGGCCACACTCACATCCACACCGTGGCCATCCGTGTCCGAGGACACCGGCTGCTTCGAGTGGGACATGGCAGGAGGCAAAGCTGGGCTCTCCAGCGCCCTGCTCCCTTCACTGGACAGCTCCTTTGACTCCTGAGCTTCGGGAGCTTCTGCCGTGTCTATGCATTTTTCCACCAGTGGCTGAAAACAGTTGTGTTTCTCCTCAGGGCACACAactatttctgctgctgaaggagaCTGAAGGTTACACGTTCCCGGAACAAACCTGCTCCTTCTGCTAAATCCATGCTCCATGGAGGTCTCCTCATTAAACTCAtagaaaacagcagctgaagacTCCAGTTTGACTGCTGCTTTCttaggaaaagcaaaggagaacCCAACTCTGTGTCCTTGAGTTCCTTGAAGCTGATCTCCGCATTTGTTAGGGTCGGATTGATGGCTACCTGCATCTCCAGGAGCTGAAGAAATGACAGAAGCAATGtctttgcagctctgtgcaTCGTGCATTAGTGTGCAGCTGAAATCCTGGCTCTGGGCAGAATCTATGGCAGCACTTTTGGGGATGTCACTGCAATCATCTCGCACAGTCACCGTAGTGGATTTGAACATAGGGCCGCTTCCAGGAGCActaggaaggaaaataaaacttcgAGTCAGTACCATTCAGAGAACCGCTGACAGAAACACGGTGTTACATTGGTATTTAGGGGGGCTTTTTAAGGAAAGAGGAAGACTCTGTGGATATGTACCTTTAGACTACAAAAAAATGCCATCTTTTATAATAAAGATCAGTTTACTATTACTGAAAAATAGGATGAGTAAATATTATGCTCCTTTATGTGAGGTTATCAGCCGAAGGACTAACATTCCTACAAAGCAGTTAACTTTTCCTAGACACACTGGCTGGCCAAAGCTGCCTGTCTCCACAAAAATCTTgcttctcctcccagcagaCCACCATGGTTACAACACTATTACTACAGATTGCAGTTTTACATTCCTTCATGCTACAAAATACATTAAATCATAGAGTGCTTCATAGAGCACTTCCCACGTAGTCATCATTCCAGtgactgctgctctgcccacaggcgatcccccagcagctcccatcctATTTGTGTGCACAGACCAAACCAGTGCCATCTCAGCAATTTCTTTcatggagaaataaaactggGGAGAGAATTTCGGCTGGCAGAAGTAAAGCAAGTGATTCATCCCTCTTGAGAAAAAATTTATCACTGTCTACTTCTGTTCTTCATTTCATGTCCTCTTCCCATCTGTTCTATTTGACTTAATAGGAagcaaagagaagaggaaaaagtgtTTAAGCTGACAATTTTCCAGGATCCACAAAAACCGCTCAGCACTAGGAGTAATGGACCTACGTTAAAaccatttgtttgttttagccAAATTATTCTGTGTTACAGCGCAGAGCAATACTCACTGATGAGTCACTGGTAAAACTTTCAAGAGTCATTTAGGACCCCAAGAAGTGCTGAGATGAAGAATAATGTCTTTACCCTATCAGGTCTAGAAACTAGGGTAGAGGTTTTATGAGAAAGGAATTCCTCATGAGAATTCCTGCCTTGCCCAGTTCTTTATAAATTCGAAATATATATCAAACCCACACACAAATCCTTTCTTTCACAGAATAAAATGGTGACTTCTACAAAACCAGCCTAGAAAAtgccagtttaaaaaaatcctatgtGTCTGTCTATGTCACACCTCTAAGGATGCAAATTGGTAGTAAATAGCAATTATGAAATAGATAAATTAGGCTCAGGTAGAAATTCTCCTTCAGGAACTAGCaaaatgatatttaaaaaaaaactccaaataaTCAGAAACAACAAAGGCTTGCAAAATCAGTGCTTCACTAgcatggaaaaaggaaaacagtaagTTCCTCTTTTTCTCATGCAATATGCAAAACTCAGGTTTTGGAGCCTGTTTAGGGGGAATGATATCTAATATGCTCAATTATAAAACATGAACAGTTAAACACTCATGGAGGAGAAAGACTCTCTGCATGAGTTATCATAAGAAGATTAAAAAGTTAGGTGTTGTGTTTCTCCTGTCAAACAGACCCTACAACACTCATGTCCCATCCACCTGCTCATTCAGACTTTGTTTCAGGAACACTGCCCACCATCCAAACTAGGGACAAAGAGACTATTTCTgaacaggagctgcagcttggTTGGACTTCTCTGTTAGATCATCTTGGAGAGGTGAAGGCtgaataaagagaaaacatttgcatGTGAGCAtctacattttttctttctttttttctccagagattACACTGTGACAAGTACATACATTTCCAGTGGCTTATCGGTGTCAGAACTGtgtcatattttgaaaattcagtcaCAACAACCAAGCTCAACTCTAATTTCAACAGCTTGCCTAGACACAATACTAAAAATGTACGAGTAGCAAGGAATCATTTTTGCAGAGGGAGGTAAACACTCTGCTGAGCAGGGGAAAAGAAGCATTtaccttttaatttaaaaaaatctggctATTGAGATCTAAAGCTAGGTTTCTGGATGCTTTCCCAGGCGAGCATTTTGAAAACTAAATCGCAGAGATCTGTTACATCCTAGAGAGACAGACTGTGTTCCTCACCTCATCAATGAAGTAGTGTCAGCCTGCAAATGCATGACCTAGTTCACTCAGCTTTCAACCAAAGTGCCTGGttttatgaaatatatatgaaacacatctttttttaaactaaaaatatgTGTCATTTTAGCTCAGCTGAAAAAGCAGTGTTAAACATTCATTCCTGCACACAGTGTGAATCAAATACTGAGCACAGAATGCTTCCAAAACGCCCTAAAAACTCATGTGTGTGGCTACACCGCCGAGGGtctcctgcatcccacagcatcaGCAAACAGTGGAGggcttatttaaaatatttttctgtttgagcAGCTATGGACTTACCAGGTTCTCTCTTTCCTTAGCTCAGCTAGCTTGTGCAAACGTTGAAGGgctttctcctgttttctttcatcttttcgTGACTTGGATGCTACATTTCGAGCAAACTCCCTCTGtttcagctccttcagcctctGCAAGAAACAGCCACAAAATGCACATAAAACCCCTGGGATGAGAAACATTGTAATGACTCTTACTTGCTGGTAAGTGCCCACAGCATGAATTATTCCAAACCTAACCATTCAACAAATTTCAGGATTTCAAGGGAATAACCAAAATACCTAGAGATAGGTTAGCCAGGCTCGAGACAACCTAGCAAATTTTACTGTAGCTTTTGTGATGGTGTAGATCAGCCTCAGTAGGATGAGGCAAAGTTCACCCAGAATTTTGTTCATGATTCCTCCCCAAAACATTCCCCACGGCATAACTGCTTTTTTTGAGATATCAATAAAAAATGAGACCAGCCCAGGTATTTTTCTGCAAAGCCTCTCAAAAGCCTATTGACCCCAAAGATGACAttaaatctggatttttttctgcccaaGATGCTGGGCATGGCACTTGTCATCGATGCTCTGTGGAAGGTCCCTCTCTTCAGGGGCCTTCAAGCTCTTCCCTTCTTCAGGGGCCTTCAAGCTCTTCCCTTCAGCTCACCACAGTccctctggctctgccctgccatgTTATCAGTATGCCAACACCTGCAAAGCTCCCGAGAGCTCCTGTCCTGCCATGCCAGGCATTATTAGAACTGTTAAAGGGTCCTGACCCAGCAGGGATCTCCAAGGGATGTAATGGACAGAGAAGTGTTGTGTTCTGAAATGGGGAGATTGTCCCTTTGAAGGAGCCTGTGTTTCCTGCTCTCGCTGGGGTCTGACACAGCAGTTGTGCAGACACCAAGGTGCAACCCAGGATCTCAAGGGGATTTTATCTCCAGCCTGCTTCTTTGGAGGGAAATGGAAGTGCTCAGCTCTGATTCTCCACACAAAAAGGgaatcttgttttctttacGTCACAGAAGAACAATATGCAGGGGCCTCCCTGTTCTTCATGTCAGCAAAATGTACTCCAGCAGATCCCAAACCCCACTGGTCCTCAGTGTGCCCTGACTGTGGCTCACAGTCTGCTGACATCATCTTACAAAACCATCATGTGGAAGAACCCAGAAACTTGCTGCCCCCTTTTAGTGTCCAGGGCTAATGACTGGCCATGAACAGTGGCCACAGTGATTTGTAGAAGCAAAAACTCCAAATTGTTTGAGGAGTATTAAGTGCTTTTGTTACTACTGCTGGCACACATAATAGATACACAGAATAGAGTTTGCGAAACACTGTCAGCAgtgtcctcctgctccttctcaaCTCTTTTCATTTCACCCCTTTtgtgattttttctttccccttatTGCCgcgtctggggtcaccatttattaccgtgggtcttctgggcagtcaggacttggtgaagcgaaggagagatcttgactccatttcagaaggctggtttattatattatgatatatattacattaaaaaagaccacactataactatactacaaagaacaaagagaaagattcatcagaaggcgagacaggaatagaaaggaatgaataacaaagttctgtgactcccagagagtccgagagctgctgcctcctggattggccaccaagtagaaacatcccacactgaccatcgaggaagcacctgctgcattccacagcagcagataacaaattgtttacacttgaagctgaggcccttcagcttctcaggagaagaaaatcctagcaaagggattttcacaaaatatcacaaccacacccCTTTCACAGGTAAACACCTCACACATACCAGCTGGCTCTTGGTGACACATGGCTTAGTTTTAGGTGGTTCTGTTTAGGACTCTGCAAGGGGCAGGCAGTTGGACTCCAGGATCCTTATGGGTACAACCCATCTTGAGATATTCAAAGAGTCAGTCAAGCACTGAATTAGTCTTTGCCATTTTGGGTGATGGTAACACTACTTGGGCAGTCCATTCAATGCCAAGAAATAAATATGGAGAaacatgcagagaaaacaaGCTTGCAGAAAAATAAGTGCCATTGTCTATTTCcaagttttgctttctttttcaaatgccTGGATATCCTTGatagacagagaaaaataatctgaaacaGAATCACATCTTCCACCctttatattttctaaatataaaaattttctactgataaaaatttgtttttattgtgcTAATACAGTGTAAGGTTATAAGTACACTCAAAACTAATTGCatgatatcttttttttttccagaaaaagaatCCTTGAAGTGTGGAGCATCTTTGTTGAACATACCTTACCCTTGTGCACccctgttttcccagacagCATGATACTGACCCTGCGTCCCACCAGCCACTCATGAGACCTGAAGTACTTCATTTCATAGGCAACTTCTGAGTATTCAAAACACAAGAGAAGAGATGAAATatgctccttcccctcctcacctCCAGCCCTTGGCACTTAAAGAGAGgatttaattgcattttgtggagctcaatattttttcagggtttttttcccctccagtgCTAAAGAAAGAAGTAAGTGAGAAgtaagggaataaaaagaagataataGGGTGCTGTCTCACACGGTTAAAAAGGAGAAGTTGAGGGTATACAAACCCATAATCACCTCCCAGATGCAGTATTTTTCTGCAATTACTGGGATAATTATAATTACTGATTTGAGTCTGACCAGATTCTGAACTCTTCTCATTCTTCCTGCTAAGTTAACAGCACTCCATGACTGTTCTCAATTTTTAAGTAATTAAATTGTTCTCCTTGGATGGCTACAAGTAGGTGTGGCACAAGTTTTGTGTGCTCAGCCTTTGCCTGCTCTTCTCTTCTGGAGAACCCAGACCTCCTGGTAGGTACAGCCTCCCTTTCCTGGACAGAAAACTGGTCTTTgggctttgtttcttttcttctctcaacTGGTATTTCAGTCTTTCATGGAGTGCTTTAACAACATGCAAAGATTATACCTTGGCAATTCCTGAGCTCTTTATTCTGCAAATTCATGTCTAAGTGGAATTCCTCCAAGTTCTAAAGCACAAGACATGCACCTggtgtttcaaaaaaaaaaaagctatttcctttaaataaaagatCACCTAAATGAGTAACTGCATCCcctccattttttcttttttttttttttttgacactgTAGCTATTTtctacttttgtttttttagccATGTGATAAACTGTCATCACCTGCATTCCCTTACTGCACTCAGTCATGCTCGGGATTGCTGGCACTGCATTTATGCTGCCCTTAGTTGGGCAAAATCGTTCGTTTCACTTGaattatgcaaatgaaaatgagaTATTACCCAATCATACCATTAGTCCATGGATTCTTAGCATCAGAAGGATCCCCCCTTAAAAATGTTCAAAGTAAATAGCAGCAATAGAAAAACAAGTGTGACTTCCTATAAACCATCTTTTCCTTATCATTCTTCTGCCTTTGCATGTGGCAGAGCTGTTCACTAATGCTAACTTCAACAGCTACTTTAATGCCtgttatgtttggttttttccatgGATCAGTAGGCCAATAATTAACAGGCAGGGATACTGTATTGAATTCCCTCCTGCATTTTCCTCTGCGTACAAAGCAGCTCAAAAACGTGTGTGACCCAGCCAGCAGAGTTCAACCAGCAGTTCACAATGAATaattaaatgacatttttccaaGAGACCTAAATGCCTTCATCATTATCCTGATACTCTGTATTGCCACGTTGGAGGTGCAGAGCACGGAGCCCTCGTTTTGCAAATGACTTTGCCCAGCCTGAAGGGATGGGAAGCCTGACCCTGATTCTCCAGCCTTGTAATGTGATCCTGCAACTGGGCTGCtttccctggggcagcagctggattATTTTAACAAATCTAACTGCAACACAGGGCCTGAAGCAGAAATATTCCAGCTATTTCTGAAAGACTCAGTCAGGTATCTTAGTGCACACACGGTACATCGCGCTGAGCTGAGGCTCGCCAGCCCAGATGAAAGGCAAGATTTTTACAGAATCCTGTGCACCTATGCATGGATGAAACTCTCCATGAGATGGCCACAGGAGCTCCAAACTCAGGTGTGGCTGCACTTCACTCGCAGACACAGAGCTCTGGTGCTCCCAGACTTGCTGTGGAAGACAAGTGTAAGAAAAATCAAGGGAATCCGAAGAGGATTTCCAACAGGACCCCATTCCTGGTCTCTTCACTTCACCCTTGTCTTCCCAATTAACCACATTAGACAGTTCATTTCAGCACGCTGCTATTCAAAAAGGTTCCTAATTCTGGATTTCCTAATTTTGGGATTCCTAATTACGGTTTTCCTAATTCTCCCCTGCATTTTACAATAGAGAAGCCACAAGCCCAGATTCCGCTGCCAAAGCCAGGTGCCTGAAATCTTCCCCTAGATCAAATCCTTTCAAAACCAAAGACACATTATGGCATTAAATGCACTTCTTACATTGTTATTACAAGTCTTTTGCCACCCTGAAAAGtggctttttggctttttttttttttaactcaagaTTTAAGCACTTGTAGCAACAGCCCTTTAAACTAATGGACatccaaaacacagagaaaggcattaattaataaatagaCCCAGGACAACAAAAACACATAAAGGCTGAATAGTGAAACCCAATATACATGAATACTAGAGCATTAAGGTGATAAAATAAAGGGGGGAGGAAAACCCCAGACTTAAATAAGTTTGAATATATAACAATATTGTCAGAACTGACtgtgaagaaaagcagtgagaTTTTTAACAAAGTTTATGAGACTGACGGGGAAGTCATAACAAGCATCAGGATTGATACAGGCTCTCTCTGTGGTGCTAATATCTCACAGAAAAAGCAGCCATCCCACCAGCACAAAGGCATCATCTAAGGACTGCTTATTCAAACAGGCTCTCATAAACTACCCTTGCAAAGCTTATCTAGGAACAACTTTAACAGGGTTAAGAACCAATGGGAACAGTTTTTATAATAGCAGGAGTCAGAAAGATGTCTGTCAGGGGATTTTAGGGCAGTGCAGTTCAGATATTATTATGCTAATTTACTTTTGACCTTAGATTAACAATTAAATAATGTGGACTTTTACAATGCTGAAAATACGTAgccataaatttattttctgatcaATGGAAGtataaaattacagaatttaaCAGCCATGACATCAAATTTTGATGCTTTACTGCCTTCTCATTTTATCAGGAAAAATGACTGTATTCCCAGTAGTCACTAAATCATTCATTTATGtggttttagcttttaaaaataactcatCAAAATAAAAGGCCAAGCGCACTCCTTCTCCACCTGCCCAGCCAGCGACAGGCTGGGATCATGAAGACATGGGATGTTCCGTGCTGCATGTGCATCCCAAGTCCAGCAGGAGCTCCCCCAGGTCCTGCCCTTTCTATAACTCCATTTGCACCCTGACAGGAGCTGGAACTccactgcagctccttcctgcccttcaAAACTTTCCCAATTACCTAAACATGGGCAACACGGGTTGGTAGTTCAGCAGTGTGGTGCAAGTGGGACAAAATTGTCatttggatttatttaaaaaaagaaaaaaatctcttccctcTAAATCTGTACATGacacaaaatatatattttaataaagccATTTTTTTGCTTGCGttcaatttggtttttttaaaaaaaacctctttgatATGTAATGAGTATTAACATGAGTGTTGCTTAGATTGCAATGATGATTCTAGAAGCTGTGCACAGAAACTCCCTGTTAGCTGAGATGGGATACTGCTGCTTTATGTGACTTATGGTGTGGCAAACAGAGTGACAAAAACTCATCAGATAAACACGTGTCACACCAAACCAGATTAGTGTCTTTCACAAAGAGGATTGAGCTTAATCAATTATAAATAATAACTGACTAGAACACAGCTCATGTAACACCTGTAAATGCTCAAGTGGGGAATGAAATATGCcatttaaagcagaaaacattgCTTACTAAGATGCACAATGcacatattttccttctgtcttcagTGGTTTGTGagagcatatatatatatatatatatatatatatatatatatatatatatatacacacacacacatatatataacacacacatatatatattttactgttctgcagctgcagacccCCCTCACACAGCACAACAGGGCAGCATCTCCTCCCTTGTGCTCTGGTCTTCAATTTTACATACTTTTCATGACAATATCTttcatattattattactactattaaaaaataaactctccTGTTGTAATGATTAGAGGAAAATATTGAAGCTCCAAGAAAACAATATTATAATACCCAAAGAATTTACCCTATTAGTGCTGCAGGCCTTCCCTACACCAGGCACATTATTTCCactgaaaggagaaatgaaaaagaagaagtaagctaagaaaaaattaatagactttttttccttctttttcatgCTGCCACCATGGAATTAATTGCCATGATGGGTTCCTGAAAGAGACAAGGAACAAGGGGGTATTTTCAAACACTCCATGGGGAGTTGCTGACAAGAGTAAGGGAAAGCTTCCTTCCAGGGGGTGGCACCAGGAGATGTCACCACGAGGGGGTGGGAcatctccagccctgcagaaattCCTGAATTGAACATGAAAAACCCCATTTACCTGATCTTGTCTCAACTCCTCCCCAAACACCATTTTTGGGATTTGTAGGAGTCACCTTGTCACCTTATCAGCTTATGGACCACACTGGCCACTCACTTTGCTTCTAAGaggtctttaaaaaataacatgaatCTATTGCTGGCTTAGCAATAACTTTCAGTTTGTTCCAAGTTAGGAGCTGcttctgcctgccctgcctaTGGCTGTTTGCATCTCAGGTTGAGCTGCAGAATTTAAACCTTTTCTTAAATGCCAAGAACTCCACAACTTTGCAACAGAGCCACATTGTAAATGATGAGATGATAAGCCCTCCAGATGACAACAAAAAGCATACAAGCTGTGAATAATCTCTTTCCCCTCGTATTCCTGCCACAGATTGCAGCCATTCCCTCCTGATGGTCCTTTAATATCAGAAGAAATCTAACACACACATGGTTATATGCAGGATCTAAAAATAGCAAGTCCTTGGAGCCCATAATATTCCCGAAAAGGTTGATTCAGTATATGTGAAACTGCTCTTTTTCTAGCACTGTCATGAGCATCATCCCAGACTGGGAAGGAAGTGGAGATGAattcagaggaaaggaaagttgGTATTGCTTTACCCATCCATCATGGGCCTGATGAGAAGACGAGATTCTTTATGACTCAGAAGATTTTTCACTAACTTTAAATGAATTGATGTGATGCAAATCTTCTCAGACTACTCCAAGCTGCTCATGAGCACACTTGTACAATACACAGTAGTACACTTTGTTGTGCAGTCTGCAAAAGAGAACTGTTGAGACAGCTCTTACATTTAGAGCCTaccaatatatatatataaaatacatgtattATGTTATACAACTGAAATTACATATTGgtcctttcttattttctaaCATAAcgactgaaattaatttttcatgaaaCATAATTAGTTTTTGAGACTACATACTCGTGTTGAAGCATCCTGTAGAGTGTTTCAAGTTAGATTTTCCTACCTAActttatgggggaaaaaaaaattaatcctgaGCTTAAAACGAAAAGCAAAACCTAATGAAAACATTACTGCTTCAGAATCATGAGGAAAATcagaacattaaatatttttcacgCTTGCACCTGTAAGATACATGAAAGCTAGTTATCCTTGATGAATATCTCACTAATTACTCTTGATTATGTAACTGCAAAAGATGTACAAGGGAGCaatagaagggaaaagaaatttc
This genomic interval from Motacilla alba alba isolate MOTALB_02 chromosome 7, Motacilla_alba_V1.0_pri, whole genome shotgun sequence contains the following:
- the ZNF804A gene encoding zinc finger protein 804A isoform X2 gives rise to the protein MLVKEQGRPSPARPGGQSRLRRRPRAGRTDYAEKKNTIAKALEDLKANFYCELCDKQYYKHQEFDNHINSYDHAHKQRLKELKQREFARNVASKSRKDERKQEKALQRLHKLAELRKERTCAPGSGPMFKSTTVTVRDDCSDIPKSAAIDSAQSQDFSCTLMHDAQSCKDIASVISSAPGDAGSHQSDPNKCGDQLQGTQGHRVGFSFAFPKKAAVKLESSAAVFYEFNEETSMEHGFSRRSRFVPGTCNLQSPSAAEIVVCPEEKHNCFQPLVEKCIDTAEAPEAQESKELSSEGSRALESPALPPAMSHSKQPVSSDTDGHGVDVSVAEFGDQRLALAADSAQVLPLDGSGHELRANRAPVQELVEDCSSLQDAAEENCNDGNRDPPATETEINLGADAAVPAPSEEGSGGPKSKPDVYKRPCQPFVPVLSKYGSNVLQWPSEMLIYTSTDPSISYSCNPLYFDFKSSKASESQEKPKHQPNIPHLHHKTESDHILVSDFTKRPTSECGDYEVEVNKNVCNYTIPLLSDVSLFRNCDLAKNQNKVSLDESFRIRKIEKYHISHNPLRQNTVIDEKYNKVWIKEGHEKWLHKSRKRKRRRKLCHCHYHHCGDTTVAEMEMSPVTEKEVTYRDENKYQHLQNNAERCRHDAGNIWLTAGEVQQSQPKFGIENGPKRVVSASDHIHWDRGWCDFWSAKSSGHHHGCKGAHRKSKASSRRQGKQLSSRRHSLRHSKTCCSWKVRRPSCSPEHKCSGQCSEEKGPSQNQPTKRGYSVLTEEPEKPHRKRRQHTYSSSSDESSCGQALSAEEYLRQGHGLGACHKAKGKRRKRKTRIHHVFLDRNAKSETPESSKENSANSTLNILGDLQTQDNLEESNAAPRDDDAKDGDETMELEESKSPPESAGPQVVEDDKATACAEMESAPATLPDGTITTSAASPAPQHSAPAAAVKQGVPQEGKKKENVNSRENQARYKVPVPKRHLEQTPPKSYLCHYELAESLPHEKMGEVAGEWVQCNPGIFSSPPPLPFKEAHVNTHTFLTTEQLIAPFPLPDQTLLFPPDSPEKFKELPSEAYQQVVPQNVLSGKVKFALAPPPPGSALPPPPPPLRSASVTTIHHTVLQQHAGALKLLQPHTQFLSQVPALSRAPLPQLAVAPRLCPAAHALVAPPPLPLLPPSVLPPAPLALPPLPHSVFPALLAPHPAVIPLQPLF